A segment of the Oscillospiraceae bacterium genome:
GCATTCTCTGATTGCTGGCACATATATGCTGTTCCGAGTCGAGCAATCGCTAGTTGTGATGCTTTGGTCACTGCTTTGGGGTTGTGATTATTGGCGGAAACGTAATGATGGAAAATCCAATAGAATATATCCTTACATTTGGTTTGGCATGGCACTGCTGTGGCTTATGACCTTGTTGAGTGGCTTGGGATTGTATTAGGTGCGGAACACATGCAGCAGTGACATCCAGTTTACGCCCTACATAGCGCGCATAATATGAGCATTTTCTACACACCAAAGGAGAAAAACCATGACATTATTTGAAGAACTCAAAGCCCGCGAAATTATCGCACAAACATCGGGTGACGATGAGGTTGCCGAGCTGATTAACAACGGTAAGGCTGTATTCTATACAGGGTTTGACCCGTCTGCCGATAGCTTGACCGCAGGGCATTTTGTGCCGTTGACGTTGATGAAACGCCTGCAAAGTGCGGGCAACAAGCCTATTGTATTGACCGGCGGCGGCACGATGATGGTGGGCGATCCATCGGGGCGGACGGATATGCGCTCGATGTTAACCATTGATGATATTCGCGCCAATGCTAAGAGGTTTCAAGCGCAATTCGAGCGGTTTATGACGTTTGGAGACGGCAAAACTGACGCTATGGCGGTGGATAATTCCGATTGGCTGATGAAGTTAAATTATTTAGACTTCTTGCGCGACATCGGTGTGCACTTTTCGGTCAATCGCATGTTGGCTGCCGAATGCTACAAAAACCGCATGGCGCAAGGCTTGACGTTCCTCGAATTCAACTACATGATTATGCAAGCGTACGACTTTTACCATCTCAATGAGCAGTTTGGATGCAACTTGCAGCTTGGCGGCGACGATCAATGGTCAAATATATTGGCGGGTGCCGACTTGGTGCGGCGCAAATCGGGCAAACAGGCGCATGCGTTGACCATTGCATTGCTTTTGACGCATGACGGGCAGAAGATGGGAAAAACGCAAAAAGGCGCGTTGTGGCTGGACAAAAGCAAAACATCGCCATATGAATTTTTCCAATTTTTCCGCAATGTGCATGACGATGATGCCTTGCGCTATCTGAAACGCCTGACCTTCGTGACGATGGACGAAATTCGTGAATACGAGGGGCTGACAGGCAGTGCTGTCAATGAAATCAAGGAGCGGTTGGCGTTTGAAATGACGGCGATGGTGCATGGCGGGGAAGAGGCCAACAAGGCAAAAGAAACGGCACGTGGGCTATTTTCAGGCGGCGCAGCGGAAACCATGCCGTCAACGGAAATCACGGCGGCGCAATTGATGGACGACGCGCTGACCGTCATTGACGCGCTGGTGCTGTGTGGCATTGCCAAGTCTAAAGGTGAAGCACGGCGACTAATAGAACAAGGCGGCGTGACAGTGGATGAGCAGAAAGTGGCCGATATTGCGCAGACGATAGCGCGGGAAGTATTGCAAAACGGCGTGGTGTTGCGTAAAGGTAAAAAAGTTTACCACAAAATTACGTTGAGAGGCCCAATAAACCTTTGACATGCGGCGAATTCTGTGATACTATCAAGGTTGTGCAAATCAAACAAGGAGATACGCTTATGACAATTAAAATGCAATTGATGATTGAATTCGTGACGGCGTATCGAGGGTGATACTCCCTGTGATTTATGGATTTTGTCGTCTGTTGACGGCACGGCGCGCTGAAGATATCGCACCCTACATCGCAAAAAGCAATAAAACATAAATACTAAGGAGAATATCACTATGCTAATTCAACAAGAAATTGATTATATCAAGGCCAAAGACCCTGCGGTGGCGGACGCCATTACTGCCGAGCTGCAACGCCAGCGCAGTCACGTTGAGCTGATTGCCAGCGAGAATTTTGTCAGTGAAACGGTGCTTCACGCCGTCGGTTCGGTATTGACCAACAAGTACGCCGAGGGCTACCCCGGCAAACGTTATTATGGTGGTTGTCATTGTGTTGACGTGATGGAAGACATTGCGCGTGATCGTGCTAAAGAGCTGTTCGGCGCGGGACATGCCAACGTGCAATCGCACAGCGGTGCATCGGCCAATGCGGCGGTGCATTTCGCACTTGTCAAGCCGGGCGATACCGTGCTGGGTATGGATTTAGCCCATGGCGGACATCTGTCGCACGGTATGAAACTGAATCTCAGCGGCAAGCATTACAATGCAGTGTTCTACGGCGTTCGTGAGGACAGCTGCTTGATCGACTACGATGAAGTGCGCACCATTGCCAAGCGCGAACAACCTAAAATGATTATCGCCGGTGCGTCGGCGTACCCGCGGATCATTGACTTCAAAGCCTTTGCCGACATTGCTAAGGAGCTGGACATTCCGCTCTTTGTCGATATGGCACATATTGCCGGCTTGGTTGCGGCAGGCTTGCATCCGTCACCCATTCCACATGCGCGAGTGACGACGACGACGACACACAAGACATTGCGCGGACCGCGTGGTGGTATGATTTTGTGCAATGAAGAGGACGGCCCGCTGTTTGATAAAGCCGTCTTTCCCGGACAACAAGGCGGCCCGTTGATGCATGTTATCGCAGGCAAAGCCGTGGCGTTTGGCGAAGCATTGCAGCCCGATTTTAAGGTGTACCAGCAGCGTATTTTAGACAACGCGCAAGCATTGTCTAAAGCATTGTTGGCTAAGGGCTTTGATCTTGTTTCCGGCGGCACCGACAATCATTTGATGCTGGTAGACTTGCGGCCGTTCAAAATCACAGGTCGTGAGATGGAAAAACGTATGGATGCTGTGCATATTACAGCGAATAAGAACGCCATTCCATTTGACCCCGAAAAGCCGTTTGTGGCAAGCGGTGTACGGCTGGGTACGCCTGCCGTTACAGCACGTGGATTTACTACGGCGGACATGGAAACGGTTGCCGATTGCATCTATATGACGGCAACTGATTTTGAAAACAAAAAGGCAGAGATTGTAGCGACAATTGACGAGCTTTGTGGGCGGTATCCGTTATACGCATAGGGATTGGCAATAAATTTGTAGGGGACGCACACCCGAGGCCCTACATCGTATAAGTTGATTTTGTTTCAACGTGCACGGGACGTTCGGGTGTGCGTCCCCTGCAACGTATGATGGGAGGTTTATATGGCAGATTACAAAGCAAGGTACCATCACCTCGCAGGGCGTATGGAAACAGTCATTGAGCTGTTGGAAACAACGACAAACTCGTTGCACTCAATTTCTAAGGAATTGGTAGAGTTAACAGAAAAAGCGAAACTCGCTCAACAAAAGACGGAAGAATTATTTATTAACAGCCAAGATGAGTCAAAATAATCACACGCCATTTGCTGATGAGATTCGCCCGATAGCCTTTGACGAGGTTGCCGGGCAATCTCACATTTTGGGAGAAAAGGGGCTGTTGCGCAAGTTGATAGCGCGGGGCAATACGGGAAACTTAATTTTCTACGGTCCGCCCGGCACAGGCAAGACGACAGTTGCCAACATCATTGCGGCGCAGACAAAGCGGACGCTGTATAAACTAAATGCCACAACGGCAGGGTTGAGCGACATCAAAGACATTGTATCGCAGCTTGATACCATGATGGCAATGGACGGTGTGTTGCTGTATTTGGATGAAATCCAATATTTTAACAAAAAGCAGCAGCAGTCACTGCTCGAACATATGGAAAATGGTAAAATTACGCTGATTGCTTCGACGACGGAGAATCCGTATTTTTATGTCTATCCCGCCATTTTATCGCGCTCGACGGTTTTTGAATTTAAGCCTGTTGAGCCCGGTGATGTACTGAAAGCATTGCCGCGTGTGTTTGCACGAGCGGGGAAACTGTATCATTGTCAAGTAGAATGTGGCGATGAAGTATGCGATATATTGGCACACGGCTGTGGCGGTGATATGCGCAAGGCGGCAAACGCTGTGGAATTGCTTGTTTCAACAGCCGATGTGCATGACGGCGTGGCGACACTGACACTTGATGCGGCGGAAGCTGTTGTGCAGAAATCGGCATTGCGCTACGACCGTGACGGTGACGCGCATTACGACATTATTTCGGCGTTACAGAAGTCGATTCGCGGTTCTGACCCTGACGCGGCGCTACATTATTTGGCGCGGTTGTTGTTGGGTGGCGATTTGGCGATTGCCGTGCGGCGGTTGCTCGTTACGGCACATGAGGATATTGGTTTGGCGTACCCGCAGGCGTGCGCGATTGTGAAAAGTTGCTGTGACAGTGCTGTGCAATTGGGCTTGCCTGAAGCCATGCACCCATTGGCGGTGGCCACTGTATTATTGGCGACGGCACCGAAATCAAACAGTGCGTCGGGTGCGTTGGGCACGGCAATGTCCGATATTGAGCAAGGGCGTGGCGGCGAAGTGCCGCAACATTTGCGGGATTCGCATTACGGCGGGGCGGCAAATCTGGGGCGTGGTGTGACGTATCAGTACCCGCACAATTTTCCCAACCATTATGTGAAACAGCAATATTTGCCTGACGCGCTGGATTGTGTGGCGTATTATAGCTATGGTGACAACAAAGTTGAGCAAGCGGCAAAAACGTATTGGGACAAAATCGTAGGGCGCGGCGACCTCGACGCGCCGCAGCAATAACTATACTGTATTGTTTGCTTTAGTGCGCACGGTGTGTCGAGGTCGCCGTGCCCTGCAATCTGGGAGATTTTCATGAGACTAAGATTTAAGTTGCCAGAGCGAGAATTCTCGCTGCTGGAAGATAACGACATACAATATTGTGCGCCGTTTGATATTGATATGGCGGGTAATTACATTGAGAACGGTTGGTTTGCCGCGACGCGTACGGCGTTGACGGTCTTCTTAGATGGCGAAATTGTTCGGCAATTCCACTATGCTGACATTGACGAAATTAAATCGGAAGCCGGTGTTGGGTGCGGGTTTTTGTACGTTGAGAAAGATGGCGAAAAGACAGTTATTTTGCGTTACGGCATGCGGCATATGTCACGGTTTTCCTTTGTTGCACGAGGCGTCCGTGTCTTTGTCAAGGGCGGCTCGCACTTGATTGAGAGCACCGAGGTGGAAAACCATTGTCCGTTGTGCGGACTCGCTCTGCGTGGCACACGCCATTGTCCGAAGTGCGATGGGCGTAGTCGTTCAATACAACGGCTTTTGGAAGTCTGCAAACCGCATTGGAAACGGGTGGCGATGATTTCCTTGATGATGCTGGTAGGTGCCGGCATTATGATTTGGCAACAGGAATTTTTTAAGAACTTCATCGACGGTACGCTCGATCAATACCATGGTGATGGCGCAACACCGACAATGGTGCGCAGCTTGATTGTCTTTATCGCCGTCATCAGCTCGATTGCGTTCTTCAATATTTTCACAATGTACATGCGATTTCGCATGACAGTACGACTGGGTGCCGATATTACAGCCGATTTACGGCAGTCGTTGTACCATAAAATTCAGGAACTATCACTAGCGTTTATTGATAAGCGCAAGGCCGGTGAAATTATTGCGCGCGTGGGGCATGATACAGCGCATATTCAGCGATTTATCAATGACAACGTGACCTTCCTGTTCTCCAACATCATCACAATGGCAGGCGCGATTACTGTCATGTTTATCCTCAACTGGGCCTTTACGCTGCTCCTGTTGGCGATGGTGCCGGTGATTATCGTTCTCAACCAAGTGTTTTGGAAGTTTATCATCCGCATTTTCCGTATGCAGCGGCGGCGTTACGATGACATCAGCACACGCCTGCAAGATGTCATCAGCGGCATTCGCGTGGTCAAGGCATATGGGCGTGAGGCATCGGAGGCCGAGCGGTTTAACGAATTGACAGGACGATTTGCCGATGTTTCCAGCCGCAACGAAAAGTTCTTCTTTACCTTTTATCCCTTGTTGACGTTGTTGTTGAGCCTGACAACTTGCATTGTCATTTATTTCGGTGGACGCTTGATCTTAGGCGGCACAATGACGGTGGGTGAGCTGGTGCAGTTTATGGCGTATGCCAATATGTTGTACGGTCCGCTGGGCTGGATGAGCTTTTTGCCGCGCGACATTATTACGCTAATGACTTGCATGGAGCGCATTGGTGACGTGTTGGATGAAGAGCCAGATCAAGTTGACGCAGAAGATGCTGTCGACAAGCGCATGAAAGGGCACGTTGTGCTCGAAAACGTCAGTTTTGGGTATAAGTCCTATGAGCCAGTGTTGGAAAACATCAATTTGGAAGTGCAGCCCGGTGAAATGATAGGCTTAGTTGGCCCCAGCGGTGCGGGAAAGTCGACGCTGATCAATGTCATTATGCGGTTGTACGACGTTGATGAGGGTAAAATTCTCATTGACGGCGTTGACATCCGCGACTACAAGCAAGAGAGTTATCACAATCAAATCGGCGTGGTATTGCAAGAGCCGTTCTTGTTTGCCGGCACAATTTACAACAACATCAAATTTTCCAAGCCTGACGCTACTGAAGAAGATGTTATCTTGGCAGCCAAAATGGCAAACGCACACGATTTTATTTGCAAAACGCCCGACGGCTACAACACGCGCGTCGGCGAACGCGGCTTTATGCTCAGCGGTGGTGAACGACAGCGGTTATCCATCGCCCGCGCGATTTTGAACGACCCGTCGATTTTAATCCTGGATGAAGCCACCAGCAGCCTTGACAGTGAGAGCGAATTTCAAATCCAAGAAGCCCTCAATCGTTTGATCAAGGGCAGGACAACATTCTCGATTGCACATAGGTTGTCAACATTGCGCAATGCCGACAGGATTATGGTCATTGACAAACATACCTGTATGGAGCTTGGTACGCATGATGAGTTGTTGCGCAAAAAAGGCATTTATTACAACTTGGTGATGGCGCAGTTGCAGACGCATAGGGTGCGGGGAGCGAGTGCGTAAAATGGTCGGGGCGGGTTTCCATGCCCGCCTGTTTTATTTGAATATGGTGATTGCCGCCCCTACATGGCATACCGCTTAATATAAACTGCTGTGTTTCGCGGTGATGTTGCAAATGCTTGTTTACTGTGAAGTTAGCCGCATTTATCCAGCAGACGCACAATCCTCAACAGCAAATCTTTCTTTTTTATGGCATGGTTATTCCACGTTTCGCTATATTGCCCAACTTTGGAATAGTATCTATTTGTTAGTATCGATATAGAATCGTCGAGATTAACAAGCCTGTCACAGAGTGAATGCAAAAACGGCACGGTAGATTGCGCCATGAACTCGCCAAAATATCTGTTATGTGCGGCGTCTTCAAGTCCGGCCATCCAAAAAACGAAGCTTTTGTCATCGGGCATGACTAAGTCAGAGAGTTTAACTGCATCGAACGGGCCGTGGTCCCACCAATAAATCATATATGCGCGTTCTTTTTCATCGTTGAGCGTCCGCTCTGCCTGTATTTTCGCGACAAGCGGGTCATTAGGACAGAAGCTGTATAAAACATTGCAAGCCGGGGAAATATGCGTGGCGCGGTCACCTCGCCGATTATCACACGTGAACTCGCCAGTGATAATTTCACGGCATAATTTAAGGGTTTTAGCGACCATCTCATCATCGACTGGAAGTGACAAGTCGTGTAATCGCCTGATTGTGGACCTGTCAGTTATTTTATGCTTTTTCCTTGCGGAAGGGCTTGTGTCCATTGGGTAAAAATCGCCCCACGAACCGTCCGGAAACTGCTCCTCCGCCATTTCTGTGTACAACGTGAACCTTTTCGTCCATTCATATGCGTCATATATGGTCTGCGCATCGGATTGTAATAATTCTTTTTCGATAATATACTCACAAAACGGAGATGGCTCATTATCCAGCAGGTAATTTATATAAGGGTTCACCATCTTATTCATATCCTGTTCTCCGTGCAAATAATATAAATATTCCGCCCACATGGCGCGAGTATGCGTGATGTAGCGAGTGTTTCTACCGTGACTCTTTGGGCAGTAAGTCCTTCGCCAATTACCATTGTCCCCTATTCAACCGCCGGCGATTTCGCCGCCCCAATCGCCGTGGCAAATTCGGCATTCTCAGGTATCACAAACCGCTCATCAAACAGCACTTCCAGTCTGTCGAAAATATTACGCCCCAGCGGAGAAACGGATAGATTGCCAATCAGCACAATGTTTTTAATCCCTACTGACCGCGCCGCGAACCGTGATGTCATGCCGATGGTTTCGATGACCATGTTGACGATGCCGGCGGCGGTGTCGTTCTTAGTTGCCATGTCTTCAATTTTACCGAAATTTGAAGCGGTAATATCAGGCGGCAAGCCTGTCGATTCGCCGATGCTGATATCGCCGATGCGCAGGTCGACTTTGTGGCAGTCGCCCTGCAAGGCCATTTCCATCACGGCATCAAAGCCGCGCACATGGAGTAGCTCGTAGCCCAAGCCCAGCAATGTGCCGCCACCGACGCCGGTGCCGCCCAAGTGCGTCCAATCGTCGCCCTCAGCCAGCACAAACGCCGTACCGGTGCCCATGCTGACAATGAGTGCCTTGTCCATGCCGCTCAGGGTCAAACCACCTTTGCCGATGGCTTGGAATTCATTGACGCGATAGGTCGACAGGTCATACAACGGCCCTTCCACATAGCTGTTTCCCGTACCCGTAATCATCACGCGCTCAATGTCGTGCAGAGATAGCTTATTTTCGCTCAATAGTTTACCAAATGCGCCGTAAACGCTGGTAAGAGCGTCATCAGCGCGCACGAGCAGGGGTTGGAGCATGGTGCCGTCGCGCATGCCGACGATTTTGGTCGTCGAGCCGCCGACGTCAATGCCGATGATGATAGACATGAAATCACTTCTTTCAAGGTTGATGCCTCATTATGACATAGAAATGCCATGATTGCAAGTATACTCCTGCCCAAAACCGGCAATAATCCCCTTGATTACCATCATCAGGGGGATTATTCTATGGTCAAAGGCATTGCAAAGCGCGTCGTTGTTGTACGCTTTTCCGATGTGCAGCTGTTCGAGCAGGCAATCTTGCTTATGCGTGACGGTTGCGAAAATGAGGGCGTGACTGAGGCGCAGATTTTAGAAGAGGCCAATGAGCTTGCCGCGCAAGTTCAGCGTGAGCAAGCGTATCAGCCTGTGCAAATCTCTCATCGGTCGCGGCTGAGTTGGGGCGCGCGGATTTTTTGTCTTGTGTGGGGTGCGGGGCTGGCAAGTTTAGTTTGGGTGCTTGTGCATTGACGGCTGGCGGGAATTAACGTATAATACCAAAAGAGTAGTCATTGATTCGGCTCCGTGGTGTGTATTACTTTTATACTATATTTTAGGAGTGATTGTCATGCGTAAACTTGTCGTTATTCTGCTCGCCGCTGTTATC
Coding sequences within it:
- a CDS encoding serine hydroxymethyltransferase is translated as MDYIKAKDPAVADAITAELQRQRSHVELIASENFVSETVLHAVGSVLTNKYAEGYPGKRYYGGCHCVDVMEDIARDRAKELFGAGHANVQSHSGASANAAVHFALVKPGDTVLGMDLAHGGHLSHGMKLNLSGKHYNAVFYGVREDSCLIDYDEVRTIAKREQPKMIIAGASAYPRIIDFKAFADIAKELDIPLFVDMAHIAGLVAAGLHPSPIPHARVTTTTTHKTLRGPRGGMILCNEEDGPLFDKAVFPGQQGGPLMHVIAGKAVAFGEALQPDFKVYQQRILDNAQALSKALLAKGFDLVSGGTDNHLMLVDLRPFKITGREMEKRMDAVHITANKNAIPFDPEKPFVASGVRLGTPAVTARGFTTADMETVADCIYMTATDFENKKAEIVATIDELCGRYPLYA
- the tyrS gene encoding tyrosine--tRNA ligase, which gives rise to MTLFEELKAREIIAQTSGDDEVAELINNGKAVFYTGFDPSADSLTAGHFVPLTLMKRLQSAGNKPIVLTGGGTMMVGDPSGRTDMRSMLTIDDIRANAKRFQAQFERFMTFGDGKTDAMAVDNSDWLMKLNYLDFLRDIGVHFSVNRMLAAECYKNRMAQGLTFLEFNYMIMQAYDFYHLNEQFGCNLQLGGDDQWSNILAGADLVRRKSGKQAHALTIALLLTHDGQKMGKTQKGALWLDKSKTSPYEFFQFFRNVHDDDALRYLKRLTFVTMDEIREYEGLTGSAVNEIKERLAFEMTAMVHGGEEANKAKETARGLFSGGAAETMPSTEITAAQLMDDALTVIDALVLCGIAKSKGEARRLIEQGGVTVDEQKVADIAQTIAREVLQNGVVLRKGKKVYHKITLRGPINL
- a CDS encoding ABC transporter ATP-binding protein/permease; its protein translation is MRLRFKLPEREFSLLEDNDIQYCAPFDIDMAGNYIENGWFAATRTALTVFLDGEIVRQFHYADIDEIKSEAGVGCGFLYVEKDGEKTVILRYGMRHMSRFSFVARGVRVFVKGGSHLIESTEVENHCPLCGLALRGTRHCPKCDGRSRSIQRLLEVCKPHWKRVAMISLMMLVGAGIMIWQQEFFKNFIDGTLDQYHGDGATPTMVRSLIVFIAVISSIAFFNIFTMYMRFRMTVRLGADITADLRQSLYHKIQELSLAFIDKRKAGEIIARVGHDTAHIQRFINDNVTFLFSNIITMAGAITVMFILNWAFTLLLLAMVPVIIVLNQVFWKFIIRIFRMQRRRYDDISTRLQDVISGIRVVKAYGREASEAERFNELTGRFADVSSRNEKFFFTFYPLLTLLLSLTTCIVIYFGGRLILGGTMTVGELVQFMAYANMLYGPLGWMSFLPRDIITLMTCMERIGDVLDEEPDQVDAEDAVDKRMKGHVVLENVSFGYKSYEPVLENINLEVQPGEMIGLVGPSGAGKSTLINVIMRLYDVDEGKILIDGVDIRDYKQESYHNQIGVVLQEPFLFAGTIYNNIKFSKPDATEEDVILAAKMANAHDFICKTPDGYNTRVGERGFMLSGGERQRLSIARAILNDPSILILDEATSSLDSESEFQIQEALNRLIKGRTTFSIAHRLSTLRNADRIMVIDKHTCMELGTHDELLRKKGIYYNLVMAQLQTHRVRGASA
- the coaW gene encoding type II pantothenate kinase gives rise to the protein MSIIIGIDVGGSTTKIVGMRDGTMLQPLLVRADDALTSVYGAFGKLLSENKLSLHDIERVMITGTGNSYVEGPLYDLSTYRVNEFQAIGKGGLTLSGMDKALIVSMGTGTAFVLAEGDDWTHLGGTGVGGGTLLGLGYELLHVRGFDAVMEMALQGDCHKVDLRIGDISIGESTGLPPDITASNFGKIEDMATKNDTAAGIVNMVIETIGMTSRFAARSVGIKNIVLIGNLSVSPLGRNIFDRLEVLFDERFVIPENAEFATAIGAAKSPAVE
- a CDS encoding replication-associated recombination protein A, whose protein sequence is MSQNNHTPFADEIRPIAFDEVAGQSHILGEKGLLRKLIARGNTGNLIFYGPPGTGKTTVANIIAAQTKRTLYKLNATTAGLSDIKDIVSQLDTMMAMDGVLLYLDEIQYFNKKQQQSLLEHMENGKITLIASTTENPYFYVYPAILSRSTVFEFKPVEPGDVLKALPRVFARAGKLYHCQVECGDEVCDILAHGCGGDMRKAANAVELLVSTADVHDGVATLTLDAAEAVVQKSALRYDRDGDAHYDIISALQKSIRGSDPDAALHYLARLLLGGDLAIAVRRLLVTAHEDIGLAYPQACAIVKSCCDSAVQLGLPEAMHPLAVATVLLATAPKSNSASGALGTAMSDIEQGRGGEVPQHLRDSHYGGAANLGRGVTYQYPHNFPNHYVKQQYLPDALDCVAYYSYGDNKVEQAAKTYWDKIVGRGDLDAPQQ